GATCGGCCAAGAATGAATGGAAATAGtgtgttttcttttcgtttATTTTGTGGAGCAAATGAAGTGTCTCAAAAATATGCAGTACTACCTTTTCTTAGTAAAACTCTTTAAGAGTAATATCTTTTCATCGCCCAGACAATATAGTATGATTTTATGGAACTTTTACTGtacatttttttcaatataaatCCTCTCAAAATAATCATAAGTAAATGCTctatatgtataaaaataaaattgagatgGTTCCTGTATAACTTTTGGGCCCAAGTCAATGGGTTGGGCCTTTTGTATTTAGAAATTCACtatcttacttggattctattTGTTTTCCGTAGCCATAAGGGCCCAAACAATATTAGTTTGTTTAGGGGAAATTATCTCGTCGTTAGATGGTTTAAAATTGGGATCAAAATTCATATTGAATGAATAGCATACCATAAAAATGAATTCCGATATAAATTGATAATTGTATTGGGAAAAATGTAAGTAGTAGATAAGGCTTTATTCGAGGAAGGATATAACCAAATAACCGAAAGaccaattaaattaataattcgAGAAACCATAGTCAAGTATACACTCTGGTGGAAGAAGTTTCTactttgtttgttttattaataGATTCATAAATCAGGACATAATTACTATAATTAGatgataattaatatttttttcagaaaaatgtattttaatttaactgCACGACCGTCTACAATGCGTGATAATTAATTCTTAAcagtatttatattataaaaatgactgaaatttttctttataaatagtagtagtacacaTTTTCATACTACCATCTAGTTTCATCTAGTTATTTTCATCTTATATTGTAGTTTTGACCTGACAAAATTTCACATTATTTCAGCGGATATTGTTGATACAGGAAAAAGCAAGACCAATTTTattaatcaataaattaataataaaaattttaaccATTTTCTTAAAGACTCCTAAAATTTCCAACATGGGAGAAACATGTATCCCTTCCCACAACtcacaaaattttgaaattgaggtactctctccgtcccacaaagattgtcccatttttccattttcggtCCATCCCACAagatttgtctcatttcactttttaccatttttagtcaTTGACCCCATATTCCATTAAcacattcctactcacattttattataaaactaatatataaaagtaggactcacattccactaactttttaactcacttttcattacatttcttaaaactcgtgcctggtgaaagtgagacaatctttgtgggacggaaggagtattttttatgtcaAATTTTTTCAAGCAAGCATGTGAATTAGGACTGTGATTGAATCCTCACAAAAgcaattttatttaatactccctatCTAAAAATACAATTTAAATGGAGAGATTATATAAACTTTAAAGTTTTAATAGTAGCATATGTTTATAGAGAGTGAATGCCATATAGAATTGGCGCAATTCCATAAATGCCTCAGCCTCTCCACCCCAATATCCAATGTCTGCAATCCCAGTTTAAGACCGATATTCAGTCTCAATTATGATATACGCATTGGTTCGTAAGTAAATACAACTATATATGTAAagggaaaaaaacaaaatatatctACCACTTAAAAACTtggaaaacaaaattaaaacgtTGATCATCAATTCATGCAAGAAGTAGCTAATTAATATCTATGATCACCATTGTTATGAACCTTCTTGCTGTTTTTGGTAAAACTATGCAACCATCCAATCCCTTTAATGGCCTTAGAAATCTTGACAAGCTTGGGCCTTCCCACTCCCAAACTCATCTTCCCCGCCGACATCTTCAGCGCCTGCAAACAGCACACCTCCCCTCCTCCTATCTCAtcatcttcctcctcctccttctctctccccCCCTTCCTCGTACTAGCCTTGTCGGCCTCCATCTCATACGCCTCCCACAGCGAATCCATCCCTtcccctcctccgccgccgccactgCTGTTGTGCCTCTCCTCAAACAGCTTCCCCGCCAGCGTCCTCTTCCACTCCCTCTCCCGCCTCATCGACCCGTAGCTAGAGAATGAgtctcctcctccgccgccgccgctgatGATGCGCTGAGAGATTGATTGATCAGTATTTTTATTACATTTGCCTGTCTTTGATCCATTGATGAGTACTGATGGATTCTGTTTTGGTTTGATCTTCTTCTCTTCGACATTGGAGGCCAGCCGCTCGAAATTGTCTAGAATTTTCAGGAAATTCTCCAGCCTCTTCTCCTGGTCCATCACCGGAGTTTTGGAGGCCTTCACGAATTCGCCGGAGTTTTCGATTTTTCCGGCGACGGTGATCGGAGCTTCCTCGGCGGGGCCCGGCAACGGATTCGGCTCGAAAATTGGATCTTTCTGGGGGGTCTGGTCAAAGATTTGGGGTGGGGCTTCTTCTCTCATTGATGGAGGGCCGAACACGATTTCGTAGATGCCAAGTTCGTCTGAATTTTGGGGGTGTTGATCATTGGAGTGGTGATCTTTGTTGAATTGCAAAGTGAAGTGGGATTGGGTGTGGAAGAGGAAGGCGAGGGAGAGGAGGGAAGTGGTGATGAAGAGAGGGGAGAGAAAGGAGAGGAGCTTGAGGAGGTAAGGGGAGAAGAAGATCAAGTAGGAGAAGTAGAGGGTATGAGAGAGAATGAAGGAGCAGAGGAGAATCAAGTCAGAGACAATAAGACTAGAAAAATTACACTTGGAGCTGCACAGCTCAGACATTTCTGgaaatctagagagagaagggaatagaaaaatgggagatggaaaagaaatggggatgatgaagaagaagaatatgGAATCTTGTTGATTGGGAGAATGCGGCGTGAATAAAGGGAAGTGAAATTGATCATGCAAATgatgcgagagagagagagagattttaCCTTTATTTATGGATTATGCTATCCAACAACCAAAATTATAGCCTTTTCTTTTAGTCTATATATGTGAAAAGGATTGGTAATATCGAAAACGAAATTAGATTAATTGTGTTTAAGTTCTATTTGAGAAATGTACTTATAAACTTATGTCGGGTTAGATATATGATAAACATATCTGCAATAGAGAATTACGTACAATGAATGATCTACTAATTATATAGATAATTATTGACATAGTTACTAATAGGAGAAACTGGTGATGATTATGTGAATGTAACGTTAATTAGTAAATAGTAATGGTAAATTATATATGTACTTATAGTATCCCATAACTAACGAAATTAATACATAGTACACCATTTAATGGCATGTTAAGTATTTCTTTCATCACATAACTAACAAAATtaaagtatacaatacaaccaTTTTGGAGGCCGAGTTCTACCCAAGTCAAATTTAATTGACACCTTCACCATATTAGAATTTACAACTATAGAAGAGATAATAGACACAtgtcaataattattttttgggATGGTTGAATTATTAAGGTTTATTATATCTTA
This sequence is a window from Salvia splendens isolate huo1 chromosome 5, SspV2, whole genome shotgun sequence. Protein-coding genes within it:
- the LOC121804289 gene encoding uncharacterized protein LOC121804289, producing the protein MSELCSSKCNFSSLIVSDLILLCSFILSHTLYFSYLIFFSPYLLKLLSFLSPLFITTSLLSLAFLFHTQSHFTLQFNKDHHSNDQHPQNSDELGIYEIVFGPPSMREEAPPQIFDQTPQKDPIFEPNPLPGPAEEAPITVAGKIENSGEFVKASKTPVMDQEKRLENFLKILDNFERLASNVEEKKIKPKQNPSVLINGSKTGKCNKNTDQSISQRIISGGGGGGDSFSSYGSMRREREWKRTLAGKLFEERHNSSGGGGGGEGMDSLWEAYEMEADKASTRKGGREKEEEEDDEIGGGEVCCLQALKMSAGKMSLGVGRPKLVKISKAIKGIGWLHSFTKNSKKVHNNGDHRY